One segment of Deinococcus roseus DNA contains the following:
- a CDS encoding DeoR/GlpR family DNA-binding transcription regulator, whose translation MSTDNPAVSDFRHQRILRLATTQPEVRIRDLAQKLGVSDMTIRRDLKELTDQGLLERTHGGARLKAQGNTELALGHRLQRQTHAKEQIARTALSLIQDGDTIALDASTTTLYLAHLLAGRNVHCLVTGLDAANTLSQLQVPFTLIGGTFHPAARSFISGLFNDIQGRLHPDKVFFSCMGYTSHAGFTDAHLPEVSSKATLLSTGKQVIALLDHTKFGQQAVATITRMHSVHTLITDAPPPEGVTRDITLHHTELIITP comes from the coding sequence GCGCCTCGCCACCACCCAACCCGAAGTCCGCATCCGCGACCTCGCCCAAAAGCTCGGGGTCAGCGACATGACCATCCGCCGGGACCTGAAAGAACTCACCGACCAGGGCCTGCTCGAACGCACCCACGGCGGTGCCCGCCTGAAAGCCCAGGGAAACACCGAACTCGCCCTCGGCCACCGGCTCCAACGCCAGACCCACGCCAAAGAACAGATTGCCCGCACCGCCCTCAGCCTGATCCAGGATGGGGACACCATCGCCCTGGACGCCAGCACCACCACCCTTTACCTCGCCCACCTGCTGGCCGGGCGCAACGTGCACTGCCTGGTGACCGGCCTGGACGCCGCCAACACCCTCAGTCAACTCCAGGTGCCCTTCACCCTCATCGGCGGCACGTTCCACCCAGCGGCACGCAGCTTCATCAGCGGGCTGTTCAACGACATCCAGGGGAGGCTCCATCCGGACAAAGTGTTCTTCTCCTGCATGGGTTACACCTCCCACGCAGGCTTCACCGACGCCCACCTCCCAGAAGTCTCCAGCAAAGCAACACTCCTCTCCACGGGCAAGCAGGTCATTGCCCTGCTCGACCACACCAAATTTGGCCAGCAAGCCGTGGCCACCATCACCCGCATGCACAGCGTGCACACCCTGATCACCGACGCACCTCCCCCCGAAGGGGTCACCCGTGACATTACCCTGCACCACACCGAGCTCATCATCACCCCGTGA
- the rhaI gene encoding L-rhamnose isomerase translates to MNEDSIKNHLRQQKIETPSWGYGNSGTRFKTFPAKGAASTVWEKVEDAAFIHTLTGIAPSVALHIPWDRVEDYAELKKYAEDRGIQLGAINPNVFQDREYKLGSVTNPDQSVREKATRHLLDCVEVMKETGSRDLSLWFADGTNYLGQDDLRKRKRHLREALQKVHDALPDGTRMLVEYKLFEPAFYHTDLADWGLALTHCLAVGEKAQVLVDLGHHAQGTNIEHIVSTLLDEGRLGGFHFNARRYADDDLVVGTTNPLELFAIYFEIAQAQQDENEQLRKHTSEVAFMIDQSHNIEHKLEAMLQSVLNCQEAYAKALSVDFDLLKEAQEKGEVLKANRIVMDAFYKDVRPLLRDLREEMGVPVDPFQALEESDHLKKVLRDRQSTDTGGGFPS, encoded by the coding sequence ATGAACGAAGACTCCATCAAAAACCACCTCAGACAACAAAAAATTGAGACGCCCAGCTGGGGATACGGCAACTCCGGAACCCGCTTCAAGACCTTCCCGGCAAAGGGCGCAGCCAGCACCGTGTGGGAAAAAGTCGAAGACGCTGCGTTCATTCACACGCTGACCGGAATCGCCCCCTCCGTTGCCCTGCACATCCCCTGGGACCGGGTCGAGGATTACGCGGAACTGAAAAAATACGCAGAAGACCGGGGCATTCAACTGGGAGCCATCAACCCGAACGTGTTTCAGGACCGGGAGTACAAGCTGGGATCTGTGACCAACCCGGATCAAAGCGTGAGGGAAAAAGCCACAAGGCACCTGCTGGACTGCGTGGAGGTCATGAAAGAAACCGGATCCCGGGACCTGAGCCTGTGGTTTGCAGACGGCACCAACTACCTCGGGCAAGACGACCTCAGAAAACGCAAACGGCACCTGCGTGAAGCCCTGCAAAAGGTGCATGACGCATTGCCCGACGGAACCCGCATGCTGGTCGAATACAAACTCTTCGAGCCTGCCTTCTACCACACCGACCTCGCCGACTGGGGCCTGGCCCTCACCCACTGTCTCGCAGTGGGCGAAAAAGCCCAGGTGCTCGTCGACCTCGGACACCACGCGCAGGGCACCAACATCGAACACATCGTCTCCACCCTGCTGGATGAAGGCCGCCTCGGGGGCTTTCACTTCAACGCCAGACGCTACGCCGATGACGACCTGGTGGTCGGCACCACCAACCCGCTGGAGCTGTTTGCCATCTACTTTGAAATTGCCCAGGCACAACAAGATGAGAATGAACAGCTGAGGAAACACACCTCTGAAGTGGCGTTCATGATCGACCAGAGCCACAACATCGAACACAAACTCGAAGCCATGCTGCAGAGCGTGCTCAACTGCCAGGAAGCCTACGCCAAAGCACTCAGCGTGGATTTTGACCTGTTAAAAGAAGCCCAGGAAAAAGGTGAAGTCCTCAAAGCCAACCGCATCGTGATGGACGCCTTTTACAAAGATGTGCGGCCCCTCCTGAGGGACCTGCGCGAAGAGATGGGGGTTCCCGTCGATCCATTCCAGGCCCTCGAAGAGAGTGACCACCTGAAAAAAGTGCTCCGTGATCGCCAGTCCACGGACACCGGCGGCGGCTTCCCCTCTTGA